The proteins below are encoded in one region of Nakamurella flava:
- a CDS encoding YceI family protein, producing the protein MTPAATLRAQVTGAQGWPLAGLAVTVLGPDGSSRGRGHTDDEGRLTIALTDGAGPVTLVLAGAGLAPVARSLALPASGGDLDAGIIALPDAGGRREAGRGRWVLDPDHTIIKATARHLGFSRIEGRFTEFEGVIEIADPIEGSSVTVLIATASLTTGSAMRDGHLTSADFLDVERFPALTFRSTTVRDLSGAGEKLAIDGDLTIRDITRPVTLDTTRAGTGPDPWGGTRTAFTATTTLNRRDFEMDWNMGIPGGLLLLGPTLTIDLDVQAVLQT; encoded by the coding sequence GTGACCCCCGCCGCGACCCTGCGCGCCCAGGTCACCGGGGCGCAGGGCTGGCCGCTGGCCGGGCTGGCCGTCACCGTCCTGGGACCCGACGGGTCCAGTCGGGGACGCGGCCACACCGACGACGAGGGCCGGCTGACGATCGCCCTGACCGACGGCGCCGGACCGGTCACCCTGGTGCTGGCCGGCGCCGGGCTGGCCCCGGTCGCCCGCAGCCTCGCCCTGCCCGCATCCGGGGGCGATCTGGACGCCGGGATCATCGCGCTCCCGGACGCCGGCGGCCGGCGCGAGGCCGGCCGCGGCCGGTGGGTCCTGGATCCGGATCACACCATCATCAAGGCCACCGCCCGGCACCTCGGGTTCTCCCGCATCGAGGGGCGTTTCACCGAGTTCGAGGGCGTCATCGAGATCGCCGATCCCATCGAGGGTTCGTCGGTGACCGTGTTGATCGCCACGGCCAGCCTGACCACCGGCAGCGCGATGCGCGACGGCCACCTGACGTCGGCCGACTTCCTGGACGTCGAACGGTTCCCGGCCTTGACGTTCCGCAGCACCACCGTCCGCGACCTCTCCGGCGCGGGTGAGAAGCTGGCCATCGACGGCGATCTCACCATCCGGGACATCACCCGCCCCGTCACCCTGGACACCACCCGGGCGGGGACCGGACCGGACCCGTGGGGCGGCACCCGAACGGCGTTCACGGCGACGACCACGCTCAACCGGCGGGACTTCGAGATGGACTGGAACATGGGCATTCCCGGCGGCCTGCTGCTGCTCGGGCCCACCCTGACCATCGACCTGGACGTCCAGGCGGTCCTGCAGACGTGA
- the gltX gene encoding glutamate--tRNA ligase: protein MTDAPATAAPLHPTAPATGSDVRVRFCPSPTGTPHVGLARTALFNWAFARHHGGALVFRIEDTDAARDSEESYAAIIDAMRWLGLDWDEGPLVGGPHEPYRQSQRGGTYREVAAELIAAGHLYESWSTAEDAVARHVAAGRDPKLGYDNYDRTPDAELIAAARAAGRSPVYRLRMPDRDISFDDLVRGPITFPAGTVPDPVLVRGNGEPLYTLVNPVDDALMGITHVLRGEDLLPSTPRQIALYEALIAIGRASAVPQFGHLPFVTGEGNRKLSKRDPQSNLFQYREDGFLPEGMVNYLALLGWSLPATTDPETGELVHRDIFGAADLAAAFDGTRISGNPARFDRAKAVAINGAHIRQLAADDFARRLTDHLVASGRLPADPSAEQRALVVAAAPLVQERSNLLSEAASMLDFLLVDPADFVVDEAAAAKTLKPAAAPVLQATLDAIDGVAEFAAPALEAALKAALIDELGLKPRLAFAPVRVAVSGRTVSPPLYESMELLGRDQSVHRLRAALAAIPAP, encoded by the coding sequence ATGACTGACGCTCCCGCCACTGCCGCGCCCCTGCACCCGACCGCTCCCGCCACCGGTTCCGATGTACGGGTCCGGTTCTGCCCATCGCCGACCGGTACCCCGCACGTGGGGTTGGCCCGGACGGCGTTGTTCAACTGGGCGTTCGCCCGTCACCACGGCGGGGCCCTGGTGTTCCGCATCGAGGACACCGACGCCGCCCGGGACTCCGAGGAGTCGTACGCCGCGATCATCGACGCGATGCGGTGGCTGGGGCTCGACTGGGACGAGGGGCCGTTGGTCGGCGGGCCGCACGAGCCCTACCGGCAGTCGCAGCGCGGCGGGACCTACCGCGAGGTGGCGGCCGAGCTGATCGCCGCGGGCCACCTGTACGAATCGTGGTCCACGGCGGAGGACGCGGTCGCCCGGCACGTCGCCGCCGGGCGCGACCCCAAGCTCGGCTACGACAACTACGACCGCACCCCGGACGCCGAGTTGATCGCCGCCGCCCGGGCCGCCGGCCGCTCCCCGGTGTACCGCCTGCGGATGCCCGACCGGGACATCTCCTTCGACGACCTGGTCCGTGGCCCCATCACCTTCCCGGCCGGTACGGTTCCCGACCCGGTGCTGGTGCGGGGTAACGGCGAGCCGCTGTACACGCTGGTGAACCCGGTGGACGACGCGCTGATGGGGATCACCCACGTCCTGCGCGGCGAGGATCTGCTGCCGTCCACCCCGCGGCAGATCGCGCTCTACGAGGCGTTGATCGCCATCGGCCGGGCGAGTGCGGTCCCGCAGTTCGGGCACCTGCCGTTCGTCACCGGCGAGGGCAACCGCAAGCTGTCCAAGCGGGATCCGCAGTCCAACCTGTTCCAGTACCGCGAGGACGGGTTCCTGCCCGAGGGCATGGTCAACTACCTGGCCCTGCTCGGCTGGTCGCTGCCGGCCACCACCGATCCGGAGACCGGCGAGCTGGTGCACCGCGACATCTTCGGCGCGGCCGATCTCGCGGCCGCGTTCGACGGGACCCGGATCTCCGGCAACCCGGCGCGGTTCGATCGGGCCAAGGCGGTCGCCATCAACGGCGCCCACATCCGGCAGCTGGCGGCCGACGACTTCGCCCGGCGGCTGACCGACCATCTCGTCGCCTCCGGGCGGCTGCCGGCCGATCCGAGCGCCGAGCAGCGGGCCCTGGTGGTCGCGGCCGCCCCCCTCGTGCAGGAACGGTCGAACCTGCTGTCCGAGGCCGCGTCCATGCTCGACTTCCTGCTGGTCGACCCGGCGGACTTCGTGGTGGACGAGGCGGCGGCGGCCAAGACGCTCAAGCCGGCGGCCGCGCCCGTGCTGCAGGCCACCCTGGATGCGATCGACGGGGTGGCGGAGTTCGCCGCACCGGCGCTGGAGGCGGCGCTCAAGGCGGCGCTCATCGACGAGTTGGGACTCAAGCCGCGGTTGGCGTTCGCGCCGGTGCGGGTGGCCGTCAGCGGCCGCACGGTGTCCCCGCCGCTGTACGAATCGATGGAACTGCTCGGGCGGGACCAGTCCGTCCACCGGCTGCGGGCGGCGCTGGCGGCGATCCCGGCCCCGTGA
- a CDS encoding fumarylacetoacetate hydrolase family protein, giving the protein MRLGRVATPDGVAFVAVDGPLGDLSRVTVREIADHPFGAPEFTGRRWPLADVRVLAPILPSKVVAIGRNYADHAAEMGNDVPTSPIIFLKPSTSVIGPDVPIARPASSQRVDYEGELAAIIGRPCRDVRADDAASVILGYTVANDVTARDQQKADVQFTRGKGYDTFCPLGPWIETEFDPSDVGVRTELDGEVKQDGRTSDMVFGIGEIIEFVSGIMTLLPGDVILTGTPAGVGPMEAGQTVSVTVEGIGTLSNPVVDR; this is encoded by the coding sequence ATGCGGTTGGGCCGCGTGGCGACCCCGGACGGAGTGGCCTTCGTCGCGGTGGACGGACCCCTGGGCGATCTGAGCCGGGTGACCGTCCGGGAGATCGCCGATCATCCGTTCGGCGCCCCCGAGTTCACCGGCCGGCGCTGGCCGCTGGCCGACGTCCGGGTACTGGCCCCGATCCTGCCGTCGAAGGTGGTGGCGATCGGCCGCAACTACGCCGACCACGCCGCCGAGATGGGCAACGACGTGCCGACGTCGCCGATCATCTTCCTCAAGCCGTCGACGTCGGTGATCGGCCCGGACGTGCCGATCGCCCGGCCGGCCTCGTCGCAGCGGGTCGATTACGAGGGTGAACTGGCCGCGATCATCGGGCGACCCTGCCGGGACGTGCGCGCCGACGACGCGGCCTCGGTGATCCTCGGCTACACCGTCGCCAACGACGTGACCGCGCGCGACCAGCAGAAGGCGGACGTGCAGTTCACCCGGGGCAAGGGGTACGACACGTTCTGTCCGCTGGGGCCGTGGATCGAGACCGAGTTCGACCCGTCCGACGTCGGTGTCCGCACCGAGCTGGACGGCGAGGTGAAGCAGGACGGCCGCACCTCGGACATGGTCTTCGGCATCGGCGAGATCATCGAGTTCGTCTCCGGGATCATGACGCTGCTGCCGGGCGACGTCATCCTCACCGGCACCCCGGCCGGGGTCGGCCCGATGGAGGCCGGTCAGACGGTGTCGGTCACCGTCGAGGGCATCGGAACGCTCAGCAACCCGGTCGTCGACCGGTAG